One Chitinivibrionales bacterium genomic window, TCCGATCTCAAGGCAAATATTTCTGATCTCATTATCAACCTCTTTGCTAAAAACAACTTTTCTGTATTTTGCTGGACAGACAAAGTGATAAAGCAAAACCGAGACATTATGACTCTTATGTATATATTCGCTCATGCATAAGAAAATACAAAAGTCGAAGCAGAGCTTCGAGGAATTATACCCAAGAGATTAAAATCAAAACTATAAATCATTAAAGAAGAAAAAATATTTATTA contains:
- a CDS encoding transposase; amino-acid sequence: MSEYIHKSHNVSVLLYHFVCPAKYRKVVFSKEVDNEIRNICLEIG